agactaacctcagtggtgtagagacgaggtacagtcaagacactcactagtcaaataacctgtgcagtatagcagtatacaatagaaCTGGAAAATAACTAGTAATGATAATAACAaactcaaccagtgatataacaacaaggcaataagaacatcataattattactcagacgaataaggaacacaagtacaatcaataagtcaagtccttcaaatataaatccttcacatattattctttaagataaatatctttcgaatatacttcttttgaataattgtctttcgaatataattcttttcaataaatatattttcaagcaaaagtcaccatgtgacacctcatttcacaatcataaaaattatgggtctcagcccactttcatatttttcacggcacctcgtacccatatttctatcaccatcacacagacaactcacgtgtcaataataaaatcatcatattttttctCGGCACCTCGTTcccatattattttcataactgcatggacaactcacgtaccaaaatatcaatgtatataagatctgcaagatcaatttattttcaataaagttaggtaaaaaaaatctttaaatcaagtaagaaatcaacaaaaagataagtttattttagaaatcgtttgagagaggaaaaatgacatttccattaaaataaagcatcagataaactactgatttggatatagaatttattaaattaaacatactagaaatttttcttttatttaaaataactcaatcatcaaaaacaagtataacccaaaaatacaaatcctcaaagtgTCGTACGAAAGAgtcaaggtcaacacaatacatcaaaaaaatacaaaacacttaatattaagtcaaataatacatcacaaaaAATACAAGAATTTACAATTTACGGAAAagcaaaataaccaaaggcaagtgcatccatagaaaaatatcaacaaaagggcactcccgaagtaccgtctcgtagtctcaaaagtaaatatgcaagacagggaggatctcccgaggtaccgcctcgtagtcccaaaagtaaatatgcaagacagggggatcttccgaggtactgcctcgtagttccaatgtaaatacgcaagaacaacaagtacaacaacaccgcctcgtagtcccaaagtaaatatgcagggcagggggatctcccggaataccgttccgtagtcccaaagtaaatatgacttcaacaactgcacatcaagtgctcacatatcacaaatggctcatcaagtgctcaaatattgcaacatatcacaaattgcacatcgagtgctgaaataattcaacttgccacagaaatgaATAATACatcatttttcacaataaggagcccatggctcaaccataatatgcacaaaaaaaatcttaacaaaatatatttcacataaattaaaggtggcaatcacaccaaatcatcatataaaaataatttcaacaaacaaggatcgaggcatgacaaatagaggatttaataagtgccaataatttccaacttaatacataagggcgtctaagaattttaaccaatgtaatttgcacatataaaccaagtacgtactcgttacctcgcgtacatagttttcaattacacaatttacacataagactcaatgcctaaggggtaatttcccccactcaaggttaagcaagacacttatctttttgaagttaggtcgatattccaaaatagctttctcacgtgaattgacctccggacggctccaatctttcttgagccttccttacattactacgaggttctgaaaattctagcaacttcaatctatttagaagcataacaaaagtgaaccataattaggaagagtttcacggtttcagctcatttgagcattttatcaaacactaggtgtgcaaatttggttacaaggtttttctacaagattttcttcattccacaacccaatctttatttatttgatcTCAACTATCTTcctacaaaccttattggtacaagcatatatacataatactcttacacccaagaatcatactcccaatcaccaatcttttaccccaaactcgaaattgaagactaggggttgaatcttacctcttagatgaagatcttgtgattagctttccttgattcttgaagattggatgattagaatgctaGGTTCTCTCCTTCTCTCtttaaaatgctcttacctctctctaaaaccctcaaaagaataCCCCAAAAtcagccccaaagcctatttattaaaatggggtcgggttatgaaaatagcaaaattaacctttcgaaagcaggtctgcggtcgcataatggaccgcagaatgggtatgcgggccgcacAATTGATCACAAAATTGGTGTCCAGAACTGGGCTGTtttggtccattctgcgaccagttttgcggtcgcagaagcagtttcgcgatcgcataatgaTTTTGCGATCGtagaattggtcgcagaattgcatttttctagactttggtaatttggtcatataTTCTTGTAAGAATGTtcgaatgacgaacggtttgaagaattggaaactagacacataaacctttattttgataggtaataaaccatataactcttcatatcaagagaggtatgattgtttgaagttaggtcttgtgcgaactcatttgaaactttagtctattatgaaattttcagcttctacatttgatgccgaaacctatcgaatcaagtcagattgacctcaaattttgcacacaagtcataagtgacataacagacctagtcctatttccagaatcggattccgacctcgttataaaaattcaaccttcgattGAACTTTCCAAAAGTcgtctatttttcaacttttaccaaaatgcgtcgaattgtcctacggacttccaaatccaaatccgaacacgcgcctaagtccgaaattaccatacgaagatattgacatcatcaaaattctattccgatatcgtttgctcaaaagtcaactctctggtcaactctttccatttaagcttcaaaaatgagaatttctctttcaattaaattctaaatcttctggaaatcaaactcaaccacacccgcgggtcataatacatattaagaaattgttcgggaccttaagtcattgaacggggcgtaaattcttaaaatgacaagtcaggtcgttacagttGGGCAACccctttaatagttagaatacaAATTCTTGAGCAcgtattgattagtttgtatatTATTTGATTAGTTTGGATTGATTCTGCACCGACTTGAGGGTGTGAGCGCATTCTTGAAccggaaagtaggctttgagatgaggtaagtctcttttctatccttgtaagagggaattaacctcataggtgaacttaatcaatatgtacttctatttgtggggggatacgtacgcacgatgtgaagagagtccatgcgtagctactattgatgcttatgtccgggtagatttaggcttacacCATATTTTGTTGATACCTTTGCTTGTTTATGCTGACTAGTTGTTGGATTAAAGTGGAAGTTGAGGGTTTCAATATTTAAAGCTCCAAgttgaatttcttatttttagaAAGGAATTGAGAAATACTACGATGAATTGAGAAATTATATGTTCAACCGCTTTGCAACTAtgttccgcgagcgaggtaaacttccactactctcatgggagcgggccgttcgcctcggcaggatttattgatatattatatggttcgggccgttcgaccctcggcagtgcacaatataTTATTATGTATATTTAGATCGGGTCATACGTCCTCAGCATAACTCATGCGTAGTGATACCGAAATCCCTtctttatatttaataatattttacgGACTTCAAAGGTGAAACGAATAGATGAGAGAAATGGTCTGATTCTTACTTGAAAGAAGGATTTGCCTACTTCTTGTTTTGAGCACTATTATCATTGTATATTACATGTTTAATTAGAACCTCACATTATTATGTTTTtcgcccttagtaagtgtcgaggtcgacctctcatcactacttcttcgaggttagactagatacttattgggtacatgttgtttatgtactcatgctacacttctgcacttgatgtgcagaatctgaggcaggtgcatctggttaccagtccAGCGCGCACACTTGACTTCTAGCTCGAGACTACACCATGAGCTACCCTTCCGAGCCATTCAACAGCAACCAGAGTCTCTCTTTTAGATTTATATTTTTGTCTATTTCCTTGAGACAGTAGattagtattcttttgtatattctgctagtagctcacacacttgtgacaccaggtcttggcacacactagtagacttatgattttggatttattGTTATGACTTCGATTTGCACTCAATTGCTTTTGTTTAATTACTTTACATCCGAAAATTTCTAAAACCTTTATCCATGAGGAAATTTATTCATTTTGCAAACATATTAAAAGTGGAAACCACTAGATTTATcagagttggcttgcctaacaacggtgttgggcgccatcacggcctatgagGAAAGTGGGTCGTGACACATGTGGAAAtatttttgttcatttcttaaAATTTCACACTAAACATATTGAAGTTTTTGTCCAGAAGTCTGCAATTTTTGTAATGAGTTTTTCCGAAATTTCAGagaaaacatgctgaagttatttagttcatttgctaaaatttcagactaaacatgcttaagtttttgtcttgcagtatgtaattttctaaagagtAGGTGtagttttttaatatatatatatatatatatatatatatgtgtgtgtgtgtgtgtgtgtgtgtgtgtgtgtgtgtgtgtgtgtgtgtgtgttaaagATATATATTTCACTTACAGTTTTTTCTCTTTGAAGTGATTGCGTACTTTTTTAGAATGCACCCAAACCTGTAAGCCGCCAATAAAAATGAGTGGTTTGTACTTCCATCAATATATAAACGAGTATTTTTCAATCCAAgagcttatttttttatttctatgaaaataatcacatttcacatatatcattcaATAATGAAAGTCTAAATTCAGCATATCTTTCTTCCTTTAGAATGAATTTCTTTCCAAGGATTATTGAACATTTGAGTATTTTTCAGCGTGTTTCTAGGAATATGGATGAGGTGCTGGAGAAGACAAGCAAGTTGTTCTGTTATGCCCAATTTGTTTACAACGACTGCATTTGGTAGACTTCAATGATACTGATTAAGTTGCAGGAATATacctcttcttttgtcttcttccttgTAGAATCTCTATATCGGGAGATTTTGTGACTTCAGATTCTACATTTTGTGGTATATCCCATGAATTTTGATCTCCCACAGTATTCACATGTCCTTCATATGTTTTGAACCATGTTTCCCTTGAATACCATTTTGAGCTGTAATCAGATTTCTGCAAATATCTCTTATTAATAGCAGCAATTGCGTGTGGACAGGGCaattcatcaagttggaattCCAAGCAATCACAAGTTCCCTTTTTTAAGTCCACAATGAATTTTATTCCTTCATTATTTATTCGAAACAACATTGAATCAAGGTTGAACATCTAAGAaggaataaaaaagtaaaaaaaactaTATTAGTGTATTATTGCTgtaaaaagaaaaagtatgaagTTTTTTATATGTAAGCAGTAAATCACTGTAGCAGACATTAAAAGCTGAAGTGATTATGCATTGGTAAATTCTGAAgttaatatatatacttacaaatATTTTGCAAGCCAAGTCCATCATCTTATTCATCTCTTCTTCTGCCCATATTGATACTTTGTGAAAAGTTTCATGTGCTTTTTTTCTCCGTTCGTAAAACCACTCTCCCAACGTTTCTTGGATGAAATCTAGCATTCTTAAAACAGTCATCTCTCTCGCTTTTAGTAACACCAAATTCATTGATTCTACCATGTTTGTTGTCAGCATATCATAATGTTGCCGTGGGAACTACGATCGAGCCCATATCTCTGGCAGCTCTTCCATTATGTAATTGTATGTTTTCTTGTCAACACTTTTGATTTGGGACATTAACTGATTAAAATCTTCATGTCTGTATGACCTTGCAGCGCTTTGGAAAAGATTTATTACCGTGCTTTGTGAATGTCTTTGCTTTAAATTCTTCTCAAAGTGATAGAGGCAGATACCATGGTAAGCTTCAGGATAAATTTGTCTAATCCTATTTGCGATCGATTGGTTTCTATCTGATAAGAAAACCATTTCACGACAGACTTCAatttcttttctcatttccccGAAGAACCAAATGTATGCATCATTATTTTCTGAATCTGCTACACCAAAAGATAGAGGAAAGATTTGATTTTCTTCATCCTTTGATACAACAACAAATAGAACACCAcgatattttgactttaaaaatgtTGCATCAACTACAATCACGGGTCTACAGTAACACCAACCAGCTATTGATGCCGCAGGTTCAAAGAACATGTAAGCAAACCTGTACAGGTGAAATACAAAAAAACAAATCATAAGGTGTGAAGTTTTCAAATAGGAACATTTCAAACTTCAGACCGATGGTTACTATGTTTTTTCTTACCGATTCTGCTCATCTCTCTTTATATTAGTGTACGTTCCTGGGTTTCTATGCACCATCATGTGTAGGTATGAAGGAAGAATCTGCTAGTTATCTTTTAGTGTTCCTCTTATGCAAGCAATAGCTTTTTGAATAGCACGCCATGCTTTGTGATATCCAATGtcaattccaaatttcttttttatttcactTTGTACAAAGGCTGGTGTAACCTCAATCTTTTTATCCCAAACATGTTCTAAAATTTTttcacttataaaatttgatgTAGCATGCTTCTGATATGATTTTCTTGCATCAACCGAGCATTCGTGGTTGTTATGAAATTTTATCACCCTgaaaagtgaaattttttattCTAGTAGCACGTTCATTCCAACCACATATCTCCACGATGCATTTCAACTCGTATCTCTTTGAACATAATCTAACAACGGTGAATTCAACTTTTTGGTTTATTTCCAAGCTACAAAAAAATTTAGTCATGCTCTTCTTGTTCTAAAACATTTATCCTACTTTtactttgtaacgacccgaccggtcgtttcgagagttatagccccgttttccccatttatacttatttttgtgttattcagctatattatgttatatcatgTTAGTTGGTTTGGggccggagtggtttcagagtgaattgagacacttagtctcttaagtagaaacttaagttggaaaagtcaatcggatgttgacctatgtgtaaatgatcttggatttgaattctgatggttcagttagctccgttaggtgattttggacttaggagtgcgtccagaATGAAATTTGGACGTTCgtggtagaattaagcttgaattggcgaagttggaaatttggcgattttggtcggcagtggaaaattttgatatcgggattgaaatggaatttcggaagttagaataggttcgcagtgtcatttgtgacgtgtgtgcaaaatttgaggtcattcgggcgtggtttggttcgtttcagcatcggttgccgaatttggaaatctagaagttcttaggcttgaatccgagggtaatttggtgtttggatgttgttttgagcgcttcgaaggttcgactaagtttgtatgttgatatatgacttgttggtatttttggttgaggttccgagggcctcggggtgattccgggtggttatcGGATTTGTCGAACTTGGAATTTTCAGCTGGgtctgctgcttctgctattttcgcacctgcggaaagagGAGTCGCaagtgcgaggccgctggtgcgcgtggagagttcgcaggtgcgggcaatgctGGGATAGGCAAGATGCGCAGGTgtgagttggaggtcgcatctgcgagcccgcatgtgcgaaacctggggcgcagatgtgGAAAGAGGGGatgctgggcaggcttcgcagaagcagaGGAAACGCGCAGGTGCGCCTTTCCAGGCGCAGAGTTTTGGGCCGCAGATTGGGAAGCTGGGCTCCTAAGTGAgttccacacctgcgatggatttttccgcaggtgcagtgGCGTAGAAGCGTGAaatattccgcaggtgcgaaagacctgggcagaaaccataaatagaactctttgcgaatttggttcatttccaccatttttcaaGTAGgtttttgaagcttttggagtgatttttgaagggtaattcaagggctatcagtgaggtaagttgcttgagccctaatactcgtatatatggtgatttcccgttgttcaatcatgtaattagtgaaaatgaggggttagggcttggaatttttggagagtaatttaaggatttg
This DNA window, taken from Nicotiana tabacum cultivar K326 chromosome 4, ASM71507v2, whole genome shotgun sequence, encodes the following:
- the LOC107778587 gene encoding uncharacterized protein LOC107778587 yields the protein MVESMNLVLLKAREMTVLRMLDFIQETLGEWFYERRKKAHETFHKVSIWAEEEMNKMMDLACKIFMFNLDSMLFRINNEGIKFIVDLKKGTCDCLEFQLDELPCPHAIAAINKRYLQKSDYSSKWYSRETWFKTYEGHVNTVGDQNSWDIPQNVESEVTKSPDIEILQGRRQKKRYIPAT